A single Balneola sp. DNA region contains:
- a CDS encoding XRE family transcriptional regulator, whose product MFDMENFGANLKQVRTEKGFSQDTFATQIGVHVTNLSKYERNKSVPSLEIANKMANALDISLDELVHGQPHEQALARITDTELLSLFSKTQQLPEDQKQTVIDLLSAFLLKANLKQQLS is encoded by the coding sequence ATGTTCGATATGGAGAATTTTGGAGCAAATTTAAAGCAAGTACGCACCGAGAAAGGGTTTTCACAGGACACATTCGCCACCCAGATCGGGGTGCATGTGACCAATCTGAGCAAATACGAACGCAACAAATCGGTACCCTCGTTGGAGATTGCCAATAAGATGGCCAACGCTTTAGATATATCCTTAGATGAGCTCGTTCATGGGCAACCCCACGAACAAGCCCTGGCCCGCATCACCGATACCGAACTCCTTTCCCTGTTCAGCAAAACCCAACAGCTTCCCGAAGACCAAAAACAAACAGTTATCGATCTGCTTTCCGCTTTCCTGCTAAAAGCCAACCTTAAACAGCAACTCTCTTAA
- a CDS encoding XRE family transcriptional regulator produces the protein MDSFGKRMAALRKERSTTQDELAKQLSTSTSVIGRYERDEMVPSIEVAKKVAALLDTTVGYLIGEAQTSGLLKDPAMLKRLHEIDQMDAEDKTHILHVLDNFIKATKLKAIQ, from the coding sequence ATGGATAGTTTTGGTAAACGTATGGCCGCTCTTCGAAAGGAACGCTCCACCACCCAGGACGAGCTGGCCAAGCAGCTCAGCACCTCTACCTCAGTGATCGGACGCTACGAACGAGACGAGATGGTGCCTTCCATTGAGGTGGCAAAGAAGGTGGCTGCCTTGCTGGATACCACCGTAGGTTATCTGATCGGGGAAGCCCAAACCTCCGGGCTGCTTAAAGACCCGGCCATGCTCAAACGCCTGCACGAGATTGACCAGATGGACGCCGAGGACAAAACCCACATCCTGCACGTCCTCGACAACTTCATCAAGGCTACCAAGCTCAAAGCCATTCAGTAG
- a CDS encoding XRE family transcriptional regulator — MSFGQRLNQARKTKNMSQEELASILGTKGPAIGRYERDEMKPSIEVASNMADILNVSLDWLTGRSPLQLDQAMINRVSQLQQLSEQDKQHILYTLDAMLRDAKTRKAYSS; from the coding sequence ATGAGTTTCGGACAACGCCTAAACCAAGCCCGTAAAACCAAAAACATGAGCCAGGAAGAACTGGCCTCCATATTGGGAACCAAAGGCCCAGCTATTGGAAGGTATGAGCGGGATGAGATGAAGCCTTCTATAGAAGTAGCTTCCAATATGGCGGATATCCTCAACGTATCTTTAGATTGGCTGACAGGCCGTAGCCCTCTGCAACTCGATCAAGCCATGATCAATCGCGTTTCCCAGTTACAACAACTCTCCGAGCAAGATAAACAGCATATCCTGTATACCCTCGATGCCATGCTCCGCGATGCCAAAACCCGCAAAGCTTATTCCTCCTAA
- a CDS encoding type II toxin-antitoxin system RelE/ParE family toxin → MMRILEPFEDHFWEFYNAQSDPVKTKIDYVLHLVMSVERIPKKFFKHIEDGIYEIRIKVGSDIYRVFCFFDEGKLVILLHGFTKKTQKLPRKQIEKAKQLRGAYYEHKES, encoded by the coding sequence ATTATGAGAATACTTGAACCTTTTGAAGATCATTTTTGGGAATTTTACAACGCCCAGTCTGACCCCGTAAAGACGAAAATCGATTACGTGTTGCATCTGGTGATGAGCGTGGAGCGGATTCCCAAGAAGTTCTTTAAGCACATAGAAGACGGTATCTATGAAATACGCATTAAAGTGGGCAGCGATATTTATCGTGTGTTCTGCTTTTTTGACGAAGGTAAGTTGGTAATCCTGCTCCACGGGTTTACCAAGAAAACTCAGAAACTGCCTCGCAAGCAGATAGAAAAAGCCAAACAGTTACGAGGAGCCTATTATGAACACAAAGAATCCTAA
- a CDS encoding XRE family transcriptional regulator, which produces MNTKNPKTINEHFDRKYGKVGTPGRTDFEQKAEAWFIAELIRGKRKEANMTQQQLAEKLNVKRSYISKLERAVGDVRVSTLRKVVEEGLGGTLHIQVEL; this is translated from the coding sequence ATGAACACAAAGAATCCTAAGACCATTAACGAACACTTTGACCGCAAGTACGGGAAAGTGGGCACTCCAGGGCGCACTGATTTTGAGCAGAAGGCCGAAGCCTGGTTTATTGCCGAACTGATCCGTGGCAAACGCAAAGAAGCCAACATGACCCAGCAGCAGCTCGCCGAAAAATTGAATGTCAAACGTTCCTACATTTCCAAGCTGGAACGGGCCGTTGGAGATGTCCGAGTGTCTACGCTACGAAAAGTGGTGGAAGAAGGCCTGGGCGGTACGTTACACATTCAAGTAGAACTTTAG
- a CDS encoding RHS repeat-associated core domain-containing protein, with protein sequence MLVREAHINFSTDFIPGMQEGKIFSSSPKKCSDYYPFGLTMPGRSSNSANPNDNYKFTGYELDDEAGLDIYHANARGYDLVTGRFNQIDPLADQYPHLSPYSYVANNPLIYIDPTGEEWYYYQADGADEKAWHYHEDTPQMDVWTGEYDDDGNKVMEEQHGMIELLAYDGETLSWLQEDGSDLSLWAVSGVLGEDGQTNPDEQGIENVGPIPEGWYLADPSQIQNWADLSVAQKAAALLQRGQWPGGKVAWGENRLFLSPDQVGNRSGFSIHGGTFPGSRGCIDLCANGTTFFNAFSKHNRPVYLKVNYENLRRKRKK encoded by the coding sequence ATGCTTGTAAGAGAGGCACATATAAATTTCTCCACCGATTTTATCCCAGGAATGCAAGAGGGTAAAATTTTTTCCTCTTCCCCAAAAAAATGCTCCGACTATTATCCGTTTGGGCTAACTATGCCTGGCAGATCGAGTAACAGTGCAAACCCCAACGACAACTACAAATTCACCGGCTACGAACTCGATGACGAAGCCGGGCTGGATATCTATCATGCCAACGCCCGTGGCTATGACCTGGTAACGGGGAGGTTTAATCAGATTGATCCCTTAGCGGATCAGTATCCTCATCTGAGCCCATACAGTTATGTAGCCAACAACCCGCTCATATACATTGACCCGACCGGAGAGGAATGGTATTACTACCAGGCCGATGGTGCAGACGAAAAAGCATGGCATTACCACGAAGATACTCCACAAATGGATGTTTGGACGGGCGAGTATGATGATGATGGGAATAAAGTAATGGAAGAACAACATGGAATGATCGAGTTATTAGCTTATGATGGTGAAACGCTAAGCTGGCTACAAGAGGATGGATCGGATTTAAGCCTTTGGGCGGTTTCCGGGGTACTAGGGGAAGATGGTCAGACAAACCCGGACGAACAGGGGATCGAAAATGTAGGCCCTATTCCTGAAGGGTGGTATTTAGCTGACCCCAGTCAGATACAAAATTGGGCGGACTTGTCGGTTGCGCAAAAAGCAGCTGCACTTCTTCAGCGCGGACAATGGCCAGGAGGTAAAGTGGCTTGGGGAGAGAATCGCTTGTTTCTCAGTCCTGATCAGGTAGGAAACCGAAGTGGGTTCTCGATTCATGGTGGAACTTTTCCTGGATCAAGAGGTTGTATCGATTTATGTGCAAACGGTACTACGTTCTTTAACGCCTTTAGCAAGCACAACCGTCCTGTTTATCTAAAAGTGAATTACGAAAACTTGAGGAGGAAAAGAAAGAAATGA